Proteins from one Bombus pascuorum chromosome 15, iyBomPasc1.1, whole genome shotgun sequence genomic window:
- the LOC132914414 gene encoding protein-S-isoprenylcysteine O-methyltransferase, producing the protein MLCYNGKLSFFCFIAASLIAILPEVLLRLEFNVFQEYFNNIWFTHLFQYGFLNILVLLAFRDFAYQVAVRAVLLGYAFGIGVIVSFVAPSSWQMFGVYIAIMAIFHYTEFLSIAWINPSTLSIDSFILNHSIAYGVAACSSWIEFVIERHYYSPMKESSFISYFGLVLCICGEVLRKLAMFTAKHNFNHIVQSEKMDSHELITYGVYRICRHPSYVGWFYWSIGTQLILQNPVCFLAYTGVSWKFFHDRILIEEITLLNFFGQDYVEYQKKVSTGLPYISGYKLNL; encoded by the exons ATGCTGTGTTACAATGGAAAGCTTagctttttttgttttatcgccGCTAGCTTAATCGCAATTCTACCAGAAGTATTGTTAAGGTTAGAATTCAATgtttttcaagaatattttaacaatatttggTTTAcgcatttatttcaatatggATTCTTAAATATACTTGTACTTCTTGCGTTTCGCGACTTTGCTTATCag GTTGCTGTAAGGGCAGTTCTCCTAGGATATGCCTTTGGTATTGGGGTTATTGTGTCCTTTGTTGCACCATCTTCATGGCAAATGTTCGGAGTGTATATCGCTATAATGGCAATATTCCATTACACAGAATTCCTAAGCATAGCTTGGATAAATCCTTCTACTCTTTCCATCGACAGTTTCATTCTAAATCACAGCATAGCTTATGGAGTGGCAGCATGTTCTAGCTGGATAGAATTTGTCATAGAAAGGCATTATTATTCTCCAATGAAAGAATCTTCTTTTATATCATACTTTGGACTTGTACTATGCATTTGCGGGGAAGTTTTGAGGAAATTGGCAATGTTTACTGCTAAGCataattttaatcatattGTGCAGAGTGAAAAGATGGATAGTCACGAATTGATTACGTATGGAGTTTACAGAATTTGCAGGCATCCTAGTTATGTGGGCTGGTTTTATTGGTCTATAGGAACGCAG CTAATACTCCAGAATCCAGTTTGTTTCCTTGCATACACTGGAGTATCTTGGAAGTTCTTCCACGACCGCATTTTAATCGAAGAGATTACTCTGCTTAATTTCTTTGGGCAGGATTACGTAGAATACCAGAAAAAAGTTAGTACAGGTTTACCATATATATCTGGTTACAAGCTGAATTTATAG
- the LOC132914410 gene encoding coiled-coil domain-containing protein 50 isoform X1: protein MAKSVLSSDTLPKAGRVNEVCREWLVHEDGALAYRLQDEEIREHYTSNKVRNAQVREDLPRAKVEQELEELRYQSYIQQHVSDFREERDALVAKQIALSLEREERQKERELQEQMRLQLRLDDEAAQLELERHIQEEKDEELARKLQQEEEENAIDNHDGPVNEQLLLDQKIAMEAQDAELARMLQEKERAKIRKARQRAKQRKLERQQLQELEEQNLMEKPQRPDRLELKGKTRVQPTLNYPQYPDPEEIQTLDESVENIREVQNVAAIIDPTYNGSMHRNTSSSSSSTVSPTYALPTPPQELMNDDAPCYMPIQGQRRNQMQSPSQAHEEKHKRRVKDGCKQQ, encoded by the exons ATGGCGAAATCCGTCTTAAGCTCGGACACATTACCGAAGGCAGGCCGAGTAAACGAAG TGTGTCGTGAGTGGCTGGTGCACGAAGATGGAGCACTCGCTTACCGTCTACAAGACGAAGAAA TTAGGGAACATTACACAAGCAACAAAGTTCGCAATGCACAAGTTAGAGAGGATTTACCAAGGGCTAAGGTTGAACAGGAGCTGGAAGAGCTTAGATATCAATCCTATATTCAACAGCA TGTTTCTGATTTTAGAGAGGAAAGAGATGCTCTTGTTGCAAAACAGATTGCATTGTCCTTAGAACGAGAAGagagacagaaagaaagagaattgCAAGAGCAAATGAGACTGCAATTGAGATTGGACGATGAAGCTGCACAGCTTGAGCTCGAACGACACATTCAAGAAGAGAAAGATGAg GAATTAGCAAGAAAGCTGCagcaggaagaagaagaaaatgctATAGATAATCATGATGGTCCTGTTAATGAACAACTACTGCTAGATCAAAAGATTGCAATGGAAGCACAGGATGCGGAACTTGCACGAATGCTTCAGGAAAAGGAGCGAGCAAAAATAAGGAAAGCGAGACAAAGAGCAAAGCAGAGAAAACTAGAACGGCAGCAACTTCAAGAATTAGAGGAGCAGAATCTTATGGAAAAGCCTCAACGACCTGATAGATTAGAATTAAAAGGCAAGACTAGAGTACAACCAACTTTAAATTATCCACAATATCCTGATCCTGAAGAAATACAAACGTTAGATGAATCTGTTGAGAATATAAGAGAAGTGCAAAACGTAGCTGCAATTATTGATCCTACATACAATGGAAGTATGCACAGAAACACTTCAAGTAGCTCAAGTAGCACAGTAAGTCCTACATATGCATTGCCTACACCTCCACAGGAGCTTATGAACGATGATGCTCCGTGTTACATGCCTATACAAGGACAACGAAGAAATCAAATGCAATCCCCGTCCCAAGCTCATGAAGAAAAGCATAAACGTCGTGTAAAAGATGGTTGTAAACAGCAGtaa
- the LOC132914410 gene encoding coiled-coil domain-containing protein 50 isoform X2, with protein MAKSVLSSDTLPKAGRVNEVCREWLVHEDGALAYRLQDEEIREHYTSNKVRNAQVREDLPRAKVEQELEELRYQSYIQQQEERDALVAKQIALSLEREERQKERELQEQMRLQLRLDDEAAQLELERHIQEEKDEELARKLQQEEEENAIDNHDGPVNEQLLLDQKIAMEAQDAELARMLQEKERAKIRKARQRAKQRKLERQQLQELEEQNLMEKPQRPDRLELKGKTRVQPTLNYPQYPDPEEIQTLDESVENIREVQNVAAIIDPTYNGSMHRNTSSSSSSTVSPTYALPTPPQELMNDDAPCYMPIQGQRRNQMQSPSQAHEEKHKRRVKDGCKQQ; from the exons ATGGCGAAATCCGTCTTAAGCTCGGACACATTACCGAAGGCAGGCCGAGTAAACGAAG TGTGTCGTGAGTGGCTGGTGCACGAAGATGGAGCACTCGCTTACCGTCTACAAGACGAAGAAA TTAGGGAACATTACACAAGCAACAAAGTTCGCAATGCACAAGTTAGAGAGGATTTACCAAGGGCTAAGGTTGAACAGGAGCTGGAAGAGCTTAGATATCAATCCTATATTCAACAGCA AGAGGAAAGAGATGCTCTTGTTGCAAAACAGATTGCATTGTCCTTAGAACGAGAAGagagacagaaagaaagagaattgCAAGAGCAAATGAGACTGCAATTGAGATTGGACGATGAAGCTGCACAGCTTGAGCTCGAACGACACATTCAAGAAGAGAAAGATGAg GAATTAGCAAGAAAGCTGCagcaggaagaagaagaaaatgctATAGATAATCATGATGGTCCTGTTAATGAACAACTACTGCTAGATCAAAAGATTGCAATGGAAGCACAGGATGCGGAACTTGCACGAATGCTTCAGGAAAAGGAGCGAGCAAAAATAAGGAAAGCGAGACAAAGAGCAAAGCAGAGAAAACTAGAACGGCAGCAACTTCAAGAATTAGAGGAGCAGAATCTTATGGAAAAGCCTCAACGACCTGATAGATTAGAATTAAAAGGCAAGACTAGAGTACAACCAACTTTAAATTATCCACAATATCCTGATCCTGAAGAAATACAAACGTTAGATGAATCTGTTGAGAATATAAGAGAAGTGCAAAACGTAGCTGCAATTATTGATCCTACATACAATGGAAGTATGCACAGAAACACTTCAAGTAGCTCAAGTAGCACAGTAAGTCCTACATATGCATTGCCTACACCTCCACAGGAGCTTATGAACGATGATGCTCCGTGTTACATGCCTATACAAGGACAACGAAGAAATCAAATGCAATCCCCGTCCCAAGCTCATGAAGAAAAGCATAAACGTCGTGTAAAAGATGGTTGTAAACAGCAGtaa